Proteins from one Setaria italica strain Yugu1 chromosome V, Setaria_italica_v2.0, whole genome shotgun sequence genomic window:
- the LOC101770315 gene encoding GDSL esterase/lipase At4g10955 isoform X2, which produces MKETSSSGPEAEASEMPSLKDLFDASGPTYLTYVNWNCPHHRRSVMASLVQGVYVLERDRQWNRQGPDARAPAWWRFFHFELQQVLVDAADGSIFGAVYAFQPPFRIPDPTAAAGAPLYVVAFRGTITKKGSAKRDLELDLQLVRNGLEGKSRFRAAMQAVHDTVAAAAAAGLGQHCRVWLAGHSLGSAIATLAAKTLARAGAAVLPTFLFNAPFVSAPVERIGDRRVRQGIRIASSFVTAGVAAVLQRGGGGGVHDASFAALAVWVPNLFVNPADPISAEYVGYFDHRRKMEAIGAGAVGRLATRNSVKDLLLGIGKGGGGCEPLHLFPSAVLTVNRGPSPDFKTAHGIHQWWRPDLALECTVHYYT; this is translated from the exons ATGAAGGAGACATCTTCCTCTG GACCAGAAGCAGAGGCAAGCGAAATGCCGTCACTGAAGGACCTCTTTGATGCCTCAGGGCCTACGTACTTGACATATGTGAATTG GAACTGCCCGCACCACCGGCGCTCCGTCATGGCGAGCCTTGTCCAGGGCGTGTACGTCCTCGAGCGCGACCGGCAGTGGAACCGGCAGGGCCccgacgcccgcgcgccggcgtgGTGGAGGTTCTTCCACTTCGAGCTGCAGCAGGtgctcgtcgacgccgccgacggCTCCATCTTCGGCGCCGTCTACGCGTTCCAGCCGCCGTTCCGCATCCCGGaccccacggccgccgccggcgccccgcTCTACGTCGTCGCCTTCCGCGGCACCATCACCAAGAAAGGCTCGGCGAAGCGGGACCTGGAGCTGGACCTCCAGCTGGTCCGCAACGGGCTGGAAGGCAAGTCCCGCTTCCGCGCCGCCATGCAGGCAGTCCACGACacggtggcggccgcggcggcggccgggctggGGCAGCACTGCCGCGTCTGGCTGGCGGGCCACTCGCTGGGGTCGGCCATCGCGACGCTGGCCGCCAAGACCCTGGCCAGGGCGGGCGCCGCCGTGCTGCCCACGTTCCTCTTCAACGCGCCGTTCGTGTCGGCGCCGGTGGAGCGGATCGGGGACCGGCGGGTGAGGCAGGGCATCCGCATCGCCAGCAGCTTCGTCACGGCGGGCGTGGCAGCCGTCCTGcaaaggggcggcggcggcggcgtgcacgACGCGTCGTTCGCGGCGCTGGCGGTGTGGGTGCCGAACCTGTTCGTGAACCCGGCGGACCCCATCAGCGCGGAGTACGTGGGGTACTTCGACCACAGGAGGAAGATGGAGGCCATCGGGGCCGGCGCCGTGGGGAGGCTGGCGACGAGGAACTCGGTCAAGGACCTGCTGCTCGGCATTGGCAAGGGAGGCGGCGGGTGCGAGCCGCTGCACCTGTTCCCGTCGGCCGTGCTGACGGTGAACCGCGGGCCGTCGCCGGACTTCAAGACGGCGCACGGGATCCACCAGTGGTGGCGGCCCGATCTGGCGCTCGAGTGCACCGTGCATTACTACACTTGA
- the LOC101770315 gene encoding GDSL esterase/lipase At4g10955 isoform X3, protein MDFFFRPEAEASEMPSLKDLFDASGPTYLTYVNWNCPHHRRSVMASLVQGVYVLERDRQWNRQGPDARAPAWWRFFHFELQQVLVDAADGSIFGAVYAFQPPFRIPDPTAAAGAPLYVVAFRGTITKKGSAKRDLELDLQLVRNGLEGKSRFRAAMQAVHDTVAAAAAAGLGQHCRVWLAGHSLGSAIATLAAKTLARAGAAVLPTFLFNAPFVSAPVERIGDRRVRQGIRIASSFVTAGVAAVLQRGGGGGVHDASFAALAVWVPNLFVNPADPISAEYVGYFDHRRKMEAIGAGAVGRLATRNSVKDLLLGIGKGGGGCEPLHLFPSAVLTVNRGPSPDFKTAHGIHQWWRPDLALECTVHYYT, encoded by the exons ATGGATTTCTTCTTTA GACCAGAAGCAGAGGCAAGCGAAATGCCGTCACTGAAGGACCTCTTTGATGCCTCAGGGCCTACGTACTTGACATATGTGAATTG GAACTGCCCGCACCACCGGCGCTCCGTCATGGCGAGCCTTGTCCAGGGCGTGTACGTCCTCGAGCGCGACCGGCAGTGGAACCGGCAGGGCCccgacgcccgcgcgccggcgtgGTGGAGGTTCTTCCACTTCGAGCTGCAGCAGGtgctcgtcgacgccgccgacggCTCCATCTTCGGCGCCGTCTACGCGTTCCAGCCGCCGTTCCGCATCCCGGaccccacggccgccgccggcgccccgcTCTACGTCGTCGCCTTCCGCGGCACCATCACCAAGAAAGGCTCGGCGAAGCGGGACCTGGAGCTGGACCTCCAGCTGGTCCGCAACGGGCTGGAAGGCAAGTCCCGCTTCCGCGCCGCCATGCAGGCAGTCCACGACacggtggcggccgcggcggcggccgggctggGGCAGCACTGCCGCGTCTGGCTGGCGGGCCACTCGCTGGGGTCGGCCATCGCGACGCTGGCCGCCAAGACCCTGGCCAGGGCGGGCGCCGCCGTGCTGCCCACGTTCCTCTTCAACGCGCCGTTCGTGTCGGCGCCGGTGGAGCGGATCGGGGACCGGCGGGTGAGGCAGGGCATCCGCATCGCCAGCAGCTTCGTCACGGCGGGCGTGGCAGCCGTCCTGcaaaggggcggcggcggcggcgtgcacgACGCGTCGTTCGCGGCGCTGGCGGTGTGGGTGCCGAACCTGTTCGTGAACCCGGCGGACCCCATCAGCGCGGAGTACGTGGGGTACTTCGACCACAGGAGGAAGATGGAGGCCATCGGGGCCGGCGCCGTGGGGAGGCTGGCGACGAGGAACTCGGTCAAGGACCTGCTGCTCGGCATTGGCAAGGGAGGCGGCGGGTGCGAGCCGCTGCACCTGTTCCCGTCGGCCGTGCTGACGGTGAACCGCGGGCCGTCGCCGGACTTCAAGACGGCGCACGGGATCCACCAGTGGTGGCGGCCCGATCTGGCGCTCGAGTGCACCGTGCATTACTACACTTGA
- the LOC101770315 gene encoding GDSL esterase/lipase At4g10955 isoform X1, which translates to MDFFFSKYYQFTLLRGFLAHRVLQASIFIVCAGPEAEASEMPSLKDLFDASGPTYLTYVNWNCPHHRRSVMASLVQGVYVLERDRQWNRQGPDARAPAWWRFFHFELQQVLVDAADGSIFGAVYAFQPPFRIPDPTAAAGAPLYVVAFRGTITKKGSAKRDLELDLQLVRNGLEGKSRFRAAMQAVHDTVAAAAAAGLGQHCRVWLAGHSLGSAIATLAAKTLARAGAAVLPTFLFNAPFVSAPVERIGDRRVRQGIRIASSFVTAGVAAVLQRGGGGGVHDASFAALAVWVPNLFVNPADPISAEYVGYFDHRRKMEAIGAGAVGRLATRNSVKDLLLGIGKGGGGCEPLHLFPSAVLTVNRGPSPDFKTAHGIHQWWRPDLALECTVHYYT; encoded by the exons ATGGATTTCTTCTTTAGTAAGTACTACCAGTTTACTTTGCTGAGAGGATTCCTAGCCCATCGTGTTttacaagcatccattttcatTGTTTGTGCAGGACCAGAAGCAGAGGCAAGCGAAATGCCGTCACTGAAGGACCTCTTTGATGCCTCAGGGCCTACGTACTTGACATATGTGAATTG GAACTGCCCGCACCACCGGCGCTCCGTCATGGCGAGCCTTGTCCAGGGCGTGTACGTCCTCGAGCGCGACCGGCAGTGGAACCGGCAGGGCCccgacgcccgcgcgccggcgtgGTGGAGGTTCTTCCACTTCGAGCTGCAGCAGGtgctcgtcgacgccgccgacggCTCCATCTTCGGCGCCGTCTACGCGTTCCAGCCGCCGTTCCGCATCCCGGaccccacggccgccgccggcgccccgcTCTACGTCGTCGCCTTCCGCGGCACCATCACCAAGAAAGGCTCGGCGAAGCGGGACCTGGAGCTGGACCTCCAGCTGGTCCGCAACGGGCTGGAAGGCAAGTCCCGCTTCCGCGCCGCCATGCAGGCAGTCCACGACacggtggcggccgcggcggcggccgggctggGGCAGCACTGCCGCGTCTGGCTGGCGGGCCACTCGCTGGGGTCGGCCATCGCGACGCTGGCCGCCAAGACCCTGGCCAGGGCGGGCGCCGCCGTGCTGCCCACGTTCCTCTTCAACGCGCCGTTCGTGTCGGCGCCGGTGGAGCGGATCGGGGACCGGCGGGTGAGGCAGGGCATCCGCATCGCCAGCAGCTTCGTCACGGCGGGCGTGGCAGCCGTCCTGcaaaggggcggcggcggcggcgtgcacgACGCGTCGTTCGCGGCGCTGGCGGTGTGGGTGCCGAACCTGTTCGTGAACCCGGCGGACCCCATCAGCGCGGAGTACGTGGGGTACTTCGACCACAGGAGGAAGATGGAGGCCATCGGGGCCGGCGCCGTGGGGAGGCTGGCGACGAGGAACTCGGTCAAGGACCTGCTGCTCGGCATTGGCAAGGGAGGCGGCGGGTGCGAGCCGCTGCACCTGTTCCCGTCGGCCGTGCTGACGGTGAACCGCGGGCCGTCGCCGGACTTCAAGACGGCGCACGGGATCCACCAGTGGTGGCGGCCCGATCTGGCGCTCGAGTGCACCGTGCATTACTACACTTGA
- the LOC101771646 gene encoding uncharacterized protein At4g10930 isoform X1, protein MFPWEMEVDGESSGAPGKVDDMENYAFENESCGICRDIVIDRGVLDCCQHWFCYTCIDNWAAITNRCPLCKSEFQHIACTPVYGTIGSIDEDEYSLTSCDDDWYVQEESSTLSFPSYYIDAEAVVCLDDGDCKIRSGLVTAEDDSTLDTSIACDSCDKWYHAICVGFNPEMTSENTWLCPRCVSTEVKHAADVILKQNLGGECVIDSDRTSADASFSGRVSVSVADEGETALVVSMVGVQSETRSDLSEASLDLKTAHEAFNYNPYPSHSKDAFKHDSIADASTLRSTDSFSRSQNKSSEMNIVRTLYSEPTEMSFQFSPIREPAATIFSSERGNMSNEQLEVPKLVSSCPVIDNSKEAKNTGEDNAVQKSNNERSPAIKSPQPFSPDAVQQMKSAQNMQSPLRHDGHESNGMKDEKDMESGSEVSHPAKKAKLEVHEQDTNVIGNSVFSSTCGHTTNSAKDTVDDMSEFLPQHESIPDIMSIVEGEAYIRDPGRALAKPVGRRAGDKPGLRVKKIFRKEEGKQSTAMVQKLQKEIREVVRDTGTNILEKDGSFDEQLLTAFRAAIGKSVDGTAKSTNQLIRTRRSLLQKGKKRENLTKKLYGTSTGRRRSDWHRDWEVEFWKYRCSPGTNPEKIETLQSVLQLLKRSSEMDKESAQGKRTENNNSILSRLYLADASVVPRKDDIKPLSALAGCAPLDKSSQIKANNSKSPNIPVAGTDATKISSPSNTGKISSASTLNKEASSRRENRNNQPSLDQKNHSSGDIKEDKRKWALEILARKNGSSVTSKDQTGDDDALKRKFPLLAQLPVDMRPKLAAGRNNKVPVSVRQVQLHRIAEHYLQKANLDVIRRCADTELAIADAVNVEKDIYERSSSKSIYVNLCSQASRQPAKEKSDKDTSTLTKKTELGSDLISQKVASENNVSGSDMEDALHRAVVSDLKSEIGDAITSEQTVQKHIVSFSNAEEALRKAGLFDSPPNSPEREITSVEGECRLEEQSKNLESNHDYRVKDVSSVKDDKSPLPNDHDAANCQNLNTVLCQQQKPNSEEQQKLTARGETEDVIANETNATNLAEDDRCSEQCEKSSGPGKEISIDSNMPDKVTGNVETSRDMEKAASILPSQSHKDGLARDGEVISKPKNLEPTKEKSSSDKPSLNSKHPKGDKPSHIAEGGDDPKKQAPDQAGKSTPDASSSTYKKVEMFVKEHIRPLCKSGVITVDQYRWAVTKTTDKVMSFHHDAKNASFLIKEGDKVKKLALQYVEAAQQKIN, encoded by the exons ATGTTCCCGTGGGAAATGGAGGTTGATGGAGAATCGAGTGGAGCTCCGGGGAAGGTGGATGATATG GAAAATTATGCATTCGAGAACGAAAGTTGCGGCATTTGTAGAGACATCGTCATTGATAGAGGAGTCTTGGATTGTTGCCAACACTG GTTCTGCTATACATGCATTGACAACTGGGCTGCCATCACAAATCGCTGCCCCCTTTGCAAAAGTGAATTTCAACATATAGCATGCACTCCA GTATATGGCACGATTGGATCTATTGATGAAGATGAATACTCTTTAACCAG CTGTGATGATGATTGGTATGTGCAAGAGGAAAGCAGCACACTTTCCTTCCCATCGTACTATATTGATGCAGAA GCAGTGGTTTGTTTGGATGATGGTGATTGCAAGATTCGGAGTGGACTTGTGACAGCTGAAGATGATTCAACTTTAGATACATCAATTGCTTGTGACTCCTGTGATAAATG GTATCATGCTATATGCGTGGGGTTCAATCCAGAAATGACTTCTGAAAATACATGGCTGTGCCCAAG GTGCGTGTCTACTGAAGTGAAACACGCGGCAGATGTTATCTTGAAGCAAAACCTAGGTGGGGAATGTGTAATTGATTCTGATAGGACAAGTGCCGATGCATCATTTTCTGGGAGGGTATCTGTCTCTGTTGCTGATGAGGGAGAAACTGCCCTTGTTGTATCAATGGTGGGTGTACAGTCTGAAACTAGGAGTGATCTATCAGAAGCTTCACTAGACTTGAAGACAGCACATGAAGCATTTAACTACAATCCATATCCAAGCCATTCCAAAGATGCTTTTAAACATGATTCTATTGCAGATGCTAGTACCCTGAGGAGCACAGATAGTTTCAGTAGATCCCAGAATAAATCTTCTGAAATGAATATTGTTCGCACTCTTTACTCTGAACCAACAGAAATGTCATTTCAGTTTTCACCTATACGTGAGCCAGCAGCAACCATATTTAGCTCAGAGCGGGGTAATATGTCAAATGAACAATTGGAAGTACCAAAGCTCGTGTCATCTTGTCCAGTAATAGACAACAGTAAGGAGGCTAAAAATACTGGAGAGGATAATGCAGTTCAAAAAAGCAATAATGAAAGATCTCCTGCGATCAAATCTCCACAACCTTTCTCACCAG ATGCAGTTCAGCAGATGAAAAGTGCTCAGAACATGCAGTCGCCACTCAG GCATGATGGACATGAGAGCAATGGCATGAAAGATGAGAAAGACATGGAATCAGGAAGTGAAGTGAGCCATCCCGCGAAGAAAGCAAAATTGGAAGTGCATGAACAAGATACAAATGTAATCGGAAATTCTGTTTTTTCTTCAACGTGCGGTCATACTACTAATTCTGCAAAAGATACCGTTGATGATATGTCAGAGTTTCTTCCACAACATGAATCTATTCCCGATATAATGAGTATTGTTGAAGGTGAGGCCTACATAAGGGATCCTGGTAGAGCTCTGGCAAAACCCGTAGGACGAAGAGCAGGAGATAAGCCTGGCCTTAGAGTGAAAAAGATCTTCCGAAAGGAAGAGGGAAAACAATCAACTGCTATGGTTCAAAAGCTACAGAAAGAGATAAGGGAAGTGGTTAGAGATACAGGCACTAATATACTTGAGAAGGATGGATCTTTTGATGAACAACTGTTGACTGCATTCCGTGCAGCTATAGGAAAGTCAGTGGATGGAACAGCCAAAAGTACTAACCAATTAATAAGAACAAGGAGGTCATTGCTTCAGAAGGGCAAGAAACGTGAGAATCTGACCAAAAAGTTGTATGGAACATccacaggaagaagaagaagtgatTGGCATCGTGATTGGGAAGTTGAATTCTGGAAATACCGTTGCTCCCCAGGAACAAATCCGGAAAAGATTGAGACACTGCAATCAGTACTCCAGCTACTCAAGAGATCCTCTGAAATGGACAAGGAAAGTGCTCAGGGGAAAAGGACAGAGAATAACAATTCTATTTTGTCCAGGTTGTATTTAGCTGATGCGTCAGTTGTCCCGAGGAAGGATGATATAAAACCTCTCTCAGCCCTTGCAGGATGTGCACCATTAGATAAAAGTAGCCAAATCAAAGCTAATAATAGCAAATCTCCTAACATACCTGTAGCAGGGACTGATGCAACTAAAATCAGTTCACCCAGCAACACTGGAAAAATATCAAGTGCTTCAACTCTGAATAAAGAAGCATCAAGCAGAAGAGAAAATAGAAACAATCAGCCCTCCCTGGATCAAAAAAATCATTCTTCTGGTGATATCAAGGAGGACAAGAGAAAATGGGCACTTGAGATCCTGGCAAGAAAGAATGGCAGCTCTGTTACAAGCAAAGATCAAACTGGAGACGATGATGCTCTCAAGCGAAAATTCCCTCTACTA GCACAACTTCCGGTGGATATGAGGCCAAAGCTTGCGGCCGGCCGCAATAACAAAGTTCCCGTATCAGTTAGACAG GTACAACTTCACCGCATCGCGGAGCATTATTTGCAGAAAGCAAATTTGGATGTCATCCGCAGATGTGCAGATACTGAATTGGCCATTGCTGATGCTGTCAATGTTGAAAAGGACATTTACGAAAGGTCAAGCAGCAAATCCATATATGTGAACCTTTGCTCTCAGGCTAGTCGCCAGCCTGCCAAGGAGAAATCTGATAAGGACACTTCAACTCTTACCAAAAAGACTGAATTAGGCAGTGATCTGATATCACAGAAAGTTGCATCTGAGAACAATGTTAGTGGCAGTGATATGGAAGATGCTCTACACAGAGCAGTCGTCTCTGATCTAAAGAGTGAAATAGGCGATGCTATTACATCAGAGCAAACTGTGCAGAAGCACATTGTTAGCTTCAGCAACGCAGAAGAAGCACTAAGAAAAGCGGGCCTCTTTGATTCCCCTCCTAACAGTCCTGAGAGAGAGATCACATCAGTTGAAG GAGAATGCAGACTAGAGGAACAGAGCAAAAACTTAGAGTCAAATCACGATTATAGGGTGAAGGATGTATCCTCAGTGAAAGATGACAAATCACCACTACCTAATGATCATGATGCTGCAAACTGTCAAAACCTCAATACTGTGTTGTGTCAGCAACAAAAACCTAATTCTGAAGAGCAACAGAAGTTGACAGCCCGGGGAGAAACTGAGGACGTGATAGCAAACGAAACAAATGCAACAAACTTGGCTGAAGATGATAGGTGCAGCGAGCAATGTGAAAAATCAAGTGGACCAGGTAAAGAAATTTCTATTGATAGCAATATGCCTGATAAAGTTACTGGGAATGTGGAGACCTCGAGAGATATGGAAAAAGCTGCTAGCATTTTGCCTAGTCAATCTCACAAGGATGGCTTGGCAAGAGATGGTGAAGTGATCAGCAAACCAAAGAATTTGGAGCCAACTAAAGAGAAATCTTCCAGTGACAAACCATCACTAAACAGCAAACACCCAAAAGGAGACAAACCAAGCCATATAGCTGAAGGTGGAGATGATCCGAAGAAGCAAGCACCTGATCAAGCCGGTAAAAGCACACCAGATGCCTCAAGCTCTACATATAAGAAG GTTGAAATGTTCGTGAAAGAACACATCAGGCCACTCTGCAAGAGTGGTGTGATCACCGTTGATCAGTATAGGTGGGCTGTGACGAAAACAACAGACAAGGTAATGAGCTTCCACCATGACGCGAAAAATGCGAGCTTTTTAATCAAGGAGGGTGACAAGGTGAAAAAGCTTGCGCTGCAGTACGTTGAGGCAGCTCAGCAGAAGATTAATTGA
- the LOC101771646 gene encoding uncharacterized protein At4g10930 isoform X2 translates to MTSENTWLCPRCVSTEVKHAADVILKQNLGGECVIDSDRTSADASFSGRVSVSVADEGETALVVSMVGVQSETRSDLSEASLDLKTAHEAFNYNPYPSHSKDAFKHDSIADASTLRSTDSFSRSQNKSSEMNIVRTLYSEPTEMSFQFSPIREPAATIFSSERGNMSNEQLEVPKLVSSCPVIDNSKEAKNTGEDNAVQKSNNERSPAIKSPQPFSPDAVQQMKSAQNMQSPLRHDGHESNGMKDEKDMESGSEVSHPAKKAKLEVHEQDTNVIGNSVFSSTCGHTTNSAKDTVDDMSEFLPQHESIPDIMSIVEGEAYIRDPGRALAKPVGRRAGDKPGLRVKKIFRKEEGKQSTAMVQKLQKEIREVVRDTGTNILEKDGSFDEQLLTAFRAAIGKSVDGTAKSTNQLIRTRRSLLQKGKKRENLTKKLYGTSTGRRRSDWHRDWEVEFWKYRCSPGTNPEKIETLQSVLQLLKRSSEMDKESAQGKRTENNNSILSRLYLADASVVPRKDDIKPLSALAGCAPLDKSSQIKANNSKSPNIPVAGTDATKISSPSNTGKISSASTLNKEASSRRENRNNQPSLDQKNHSSGDIKEDKRKWALEILARKNGSSVTSKDQTGDDDALKRKFPLLAQLPVDMRPKLAAGRNNKVPVSVRQVQLHRIAEHYLQKANLDVIRRCADTELAIADAVNVEKDIYERSSSKSIYVNLCSQASRQPAKEKSDKDTSTLTKKTELGSDLISQKVASENNVSGSDMEDALHRAVVSDLKSEIGDAITSEQTVQKHIVSFSNAEEALRKAGLFDSPPNSPEREITSVEGECRLEEQSKNLESNHDYRVKDVSSVKDDKSPLPNDHDAANCQNLNTVLCQQQKPNSEEQQKLTARGETEDVIANETNATNLAEDDRCSEQCEKSSGPGKEISIDSNMPDKVTGNVETSRDMEKAASILPSQSHKDGLARDGEVISKPKNLEPTKEKSSSDKPSLNSKHPKGDKPSHIAEGGDDPKKQAPDQAGKSTPDASSSTYKKVEMFVKEHIRPLCKSGVITVDQYRWAVTKTTDKVMSFHHDAKNASFLIKEGDKVKKLALQYVEAAQQKIN, encoded by the exons ATGACTTCTGAAAATACATGGCTGTGCCCAAG GTGCGTGTCTACTGAAGTGAAACACGCGGCAGATGTTATCTTGAAGCAAAACCTAGGTGGGGAATGTGTAATTGATTCTGATAGGACAAGTGCCGATGCATCATTTTCTGGGAGGGTATCTGTCTCTGTTGCTGATGAGGGAGAAACTGCCCTTGTTGTATCAATGGTGGGTGTACAGTCTGAAACTAGGAGTGATCTATCAGAAGCTTCACTAGACTTGAAGACAGCACATGAAGCATTTAACTACAATCCATATCCAAGCCATTCCAAAGATGCTTTTAAACATGATTCTATTGCAGATGCTAGTACCCTGAGGAGCACAGATAGTTTCAGTAGATCCCAGAATAAATCTTCTGAAATGAATATTGTTCGCACTCTTTACTCTGAACCAACAGAAATGTCATTTCAGTTTTCACCTATACGTGAGCCAGCAGCAACCATATTTAGCTCAGAGCGGGGTAATATGTCAAATGAACAATTGGAAGTACCAAAGCTCGTGTCATCTTGTCCAGTAATAGACAACAGTAAGGAGGCTAAAAATACTGGAGAGGATAATGCAGTTCAAAAAAGCAATAATGAAAGATCTCCTGCGATCAAATCTCCACAACCTTTCTCACCAG ATGCAGTTCAGCAGATGAAAAGTGCTCAGAACATGCAGTCGCCACTCAG GCATGATGGACATGAGAGCAATGGCATGAAAGATGAGAAAGACATGGAATCAGGAAGTGAAGTGAGCCATCCCGCGAAGAAAGCAAAATTGGAAGTGCATGAACAAGATACAAATGTAATCGGAAATTCTGTTTTTTCTTCAACGTGCGGTCATACTACTAATTCTGCAAAAGATACCGTTGATGATATGTCAGAGTTTCTTCCACAACATGAATCTATTCCCGATATAATGAGTATTGTTGAAGGTGAGGCCTACATAAGGGATCCTGGTAGAGCTCTGGCAAAACCCGTAGGACGAAGAGCAGGAGATAAGCCTGGCCTTAGAGTGAAAAAGATCTTCCGAAAGGAAGAGGGAAAACAATCAACTGCTATGGTTCAAAAGCTACAGAAAGAGATAAGGGAAGTGGTTAGAGATACAGGCACTAATATACTTGAGAAGGATGGATCTTTTGATGAACAACTGTTGACTGCATTCCGTGCAGCTATAGGAAAGTCAGTGGATGGAACAGCCAAAAGTACTAACCAATTAATAAGAACAAGGAGGTCATTGCTTCAGAAGGGCAAGAAACGTGAGAATCTGACCAAAAAGTTGTATGGAACATccacaggaagaagaagaagtgatTGGCATCGTGATTGGGAAGTTGAATTCTGGAAATACCGTTGCTCCCCAGGAACAAATCCGGAAAAGATTGAGACACTGCAATCAGTACTCCAGCTACTCAAGAGATCCTCTGAAATGGACAAGGAAAGTGCTCAGGGGAAAAGGACAGAGAATAACAATTCTATTTTGTCCAGGTTGTATTTAGCTGATGCGTCAGTTGTCCCGAGGAAGGATGATATAAAACCTCTCTCAGCCCTTGCAGGATGTGCACCATTAGATAAAAGTAGCCAAATCAAAGCTAATAATAGCAAATCTCCTAACATACCTGTAGCAGGGACTGATGCAACTAAAATCAGTTCACCCAGCAACACTGGAAAAATATCAAGTGCTTCAACTCTGAATAAAGAAGCATCAAGCAGAAGAGAAAATAGAAACAATCAGCCCTCCCTGGATCAAAAAAATCATTCTTCTGGTGATATCAAGGAGGACAAGAGAAAATGGGCACTTGAGATCCTGGCAAGAAAGAATGGCAGCTCTGTTACAAGCAAAGATCAAACTGGAGACGATGATGCTCTCAAGCGAAAATTCCCTCTACTA GCACAACTTCCGGTGGATATGAGGCCAAAGCTTGCGGCCGGCCGCAATAACAAAGTTCCCGTATCAGTTAGACAG GTACAACTTCACCGCATCGCGGAGCATTATTTGCAGAAAGCAAATTTGGATGTCATCCGCAGATGTGCAGATACTGAATTGGCCATTGCTGATGCTGTCAATGTTGAAAAGGACATTTACGAAAGGTCAAGCAGCAAATCCATATATGTGAACCTTTGCTCTCAGGCTAGTCGCCAGCCTGCCAAGGAGAAATCTGATAAGGACACTTCAACTCTTACCAAAAAGACTGAATTAGGCAGTGATCTGATATCACAGAAAGTTGCATCTGAGAACAATGTTAGTGGCAGTGATATGGAAGATGCTCTACACAGAGCAGTCGTCTCTGATCTAAAGAGTGAAATAGGCGATGCTATTACATCAGAGCAAACTGTGCAGAAGCACATTGTTAGCTTCAGCAACGCAGAAGAAGCACTAAGAAAAGCGGGCCTCTTTGATTCCCCTCCTAACAGTCCTGAGAGAGAGATCACATCAGTTGAAG GAGAATGCAGACTAGAGGAACAGAGCAAAAACTTAGAGTCAAATCACGATTATAGGGTGAAGGATGTATCCTCAGTGAAAGATGACAAATCACCACTACCTAATGATCATGATGCTGCAAACTGTCAAAACCTCAATACTGTGTTGTGTCAGCAACAAAAACCTAATTCTGAAGAGCAACAGAAGTTGACAGCCCGGGGAGAAACTGAGGACGTGATAGCAAACGAAACAAATGCAACAAACTTGGCTGAAGATGATAGGTGCAGCGAGCAATGTGAAAAATCAAGTGGACCAGGTAAAGAAATTTCTATTGATAGCAATATGCCTGATAAAGTTACTGGGAATGTGGAGACCTCGAGAGATATGGAAAAAGCTGCTAGCATTTTGCCTAGTCAATCTCACAAGGATGGCTTGGCAAGAGATGGTGAAGTGATCAGCAAACCAAAGAATTTGGAGCCAACTAAAGAGAAATCTTCCAGTGACAAACCATCACTAAACAGCAAACACCCAAAAGGAGACAAACCAAGCCATATAGCTGAAGGTGGAGATGATCCGAAGAAGCAAGCACCTGATCAAGCCGGTAAAAGCACACCAGATGCCTCAAGCTCTACATATAAGAAG GTTGAAATGTTCGTGAAAGAACACATCAGGCCACTCTGCAAGAGTGGTGTGATCACCGTTGATCAGTATAGGTGGGCTGTGACGAAAACAACAGACAAGGTAATGAGCTTCCACCATGACGCGAAAAATGCGAGCTTTTTAATCAAGGAGGGTGACAAGGTGAAAAAGCTTGCGCTGCAGTACGTTGAGGCAGCTCAGCAGAAGATTAATTGA